One Methanobrevibacter arboriphilus JCM 13429 = DSM 1125 DNA segment encodes these proteins:
- a CDS encoding formate/nitrite transporter family protein, with amino-acid sequence MGSSFKSPADTAKAIAGIAELKEKAPLGNVLILSFLAGAYIAFGGLLAEVATGGMAAAGFPPGLVKLVFGAVFPVGLMLVVIAGSELFTGNNMYMAVGVLTGKSSLKGLGKNWVVSWIFNFIGAVFVAYVFAYLAGILTVEPFMTNAATIAQTKALGGAEFMSAGKSVVSLTWDKAFLRSIGCNWLVCLAVYLAIASDDIIGKVMGIWFPIMAFVALGFEHSVANMFFIPVGIFLGKVTWYQCFVNNLIPVTLGNIIGGAIFVGFLYWYTYLRGQDLST; translated from the coding sequence ATGGGTTCGTCTTTTAAGAGTCCTGCTGATACAGCTAAGGCTATTGCTGGTATCGCAGAGCTTAAAGAGAAAGCACCATTAGGAAATGTTCTTATTTTAAGTTTCCTTGCTGGTGCATATATCGCATTTGGAGGTCTTTTGGCTGAGGTTGCTACTGGTGGTATGGCTGCTGCTGGGTTCCCGCCAGGACTCGTGAAACTAGTTTTCGGTGCTGTGTTTCCAGTTGGTTTGATGCTAGTTGTTATAGCTGGATCAGAACTTTTCACTGGGAATAACATGTATATGGCTGTTGGTGTTTTAACTGGTAAATCAAGTTTGAAAGGACTAGGTAAAAATTGGGTTGTTAGTTGGATTTTCAATTTTATAGGTGCTGTTTTTGTTGCTTATGTTTTTGCATATTTAGCTGGTATCCTAACTGTTGAACCTTTCATGACTAATGCTGCTACTATTGCTCAAACTAAAGCGTTAGGTGGCGCTGAGTTTATGTCAGCAGGTAAATCTGTTGTTTCTTTAACTTGGGATAAAGCATTTCTTAGGTCTATTGGTTGTAACTGGCTTGTTTGTCTGGCAGTATATTTAGCTATTGCATCTGATGATATTATTGGAAAAGTTATGGGTATATGGTTCCCTATTATGGCGTTTGTAGCTTTAGGGTTTGAGCACAGTGTTGCTAACATGTTTTTCATACCTGTAGGAATTTTCTTAGGTAAAGTAACTTGGTATCAATGTTTTGTTAATAATTTAATACCTGTTACCTTAGGTAATATTATCGGTGGAGCTATATTTGTTGGATTCTTGTACTGGTACACTTATTTGAGAGGACAAGATCTAAGTACATAG
- the mobB gene encoding molybdopterin-guanine dinucleotide biosynthesis protein B, with amino-acid sequence MGSVKIKIISVVGKKDTGKTSLTVKIIKELRKRSFKVATIKHSHHMLEMDRENTDTWKHKEAGSETVVGIGSRTFFNINKDLSLERLLFLIKLIDEPDFVVVEGFKNYNYAKISTSKEINDEFTLKNVDALNIKDSEIPKLVDLIENYSYDILDTLYIDNCGLNDAESIGKAIISQSQERKDNEKENIKENKEENKEENEKKEIQKQLKELEVEDVEVLLSINEKVIGVNSFVSSFMKNSILGMLNSLKTEEYGIKDFDKVELVINNGNKK; translated from the coding sequence TTGGGGAGTGTTAAAATTAAAATAATTTCTGTTGTGGGTAAGAAAGATACTGGTAAAACTTCATTAACTGTTAAAATAATAAAAGAATTGAGAAAAAGGAGTTTTAAAGTTGCTACCATCAAACATTCTCATCATATGCTTGAAATGGATCGGGAAAATACTGATACATGGAAACATAAAGAGGCTGGTTCTGAAACAGTTGTTGGGATAGGTAGTCGAACTTTTTTTAACATAAATAAAGATTTGTCTTTAGAGAGACTTCTATTTTTGATAAAGCTGATTGATGAGCCGGATTTTGTTGTGGTTGAAGGATTCAAAAATTATAATTATGCAAAAATTTCAACATCAAAGGAAATTAATGATGAATTTACATTAAAGAATGTGGATGCATTAAATATTAAAGATTCTGAAATACCAAAACTTGTTGATCTAATTGAAAATTATAGTTATGATATTTTAGATACATTATACATTGATAATTGTGGTCTTAATGATGCTGAATCCATTGGAAAAGCTATAATAAGTCAATCTCAGGAAAGAAAAGATAATGAAAAAGAGAATATAAAAGAGAATAAAGAAGAAAATAAAGAAGAAAATGAAAAGAAGGAAATTCAAAAGCAGTTGAAAGAACTTGAAGTTGAAGATGTTGAGGTTCTTCTTTCTATTAATGAAAAAGTAATTGGTGTGAACTCTTTTGTAAGTAGTTTCATGAAAAATAGTATCCTTGGAATGTTAAATTCTCTCAAAACTGAAGAATATGGGATAAAAGACTTTGACAAAGTGGAACTTGTGATTAACAATGGAAACAAAAAATAA
- a CDS encoding Coenzyme F420 hydrogenase/dehydrogenase, beta subunit C-terminal domain, with product MSVKVNDMCYMWSAADDLAKKGEYGGAVTTLMKYMLENGIVDAVLAVEKGADLYDAVPILINDPKDIAKSAGSLHCGTLNIAKVVEKYLDGVKDIKVAVTCKPCDAMTIRELIKKGRVIEDNLIMVGVNCGGTMPPVKTREMIEEVYEMDPDEVVKEEIAKGKLIIETENDEKSFSIDELEEDGLGRRTNCQRCEVNIPQMADMALGNWGVIGPLAGKATFVEVFSDKGADVLDKAISAGVVNIEEANPKGIEIRGKINQSMVNLANKSKEFAYGDIKGDILEVFAEYQDEFSRCMKCYGCREACPICYCPECSLESNGPDWLTKALIPAAPMFHLERMVHMVDSCTNCGQCEEVCPSEIPVAKVWDTVNSKIQEIFDYYRGVEDEGVVSPLTYYQDKGLRD from the coding sequence ATGTCAGTAAAAGTTAATGATATGTGTTATATGTGGTCTGCTGCTGATGATTTAGCTAAAAAAGGTGAATACGGTGGTGCTGTAACTACATTGATGAAATATATGCTTGAAAATGGTATTGTTGATGCAGTTTTGGCTGTTGAAAAAGGTGCTGATCTTTATGATGCTGTACCTATTTTAATTAATGATCCTAAAGATATAGCTAAATCTGCTGGTTCTCTTCATTGTGGTACTTTAAATATCGCGAAAGTTGTTGAAAAGTATCTTGATGGTGTAAAGGATATTAAAGTTGCTGTTACATGTAAACCATGTGATGCAATGACTATAAGAGAACTTATAAAAAAAGGAAGAGTAATAGAAGATAATTTAATCATGGTTGGTGTTAATTGTGGAGGAACTATGCCTCCAGTTAAAACTCGTGAAATGATTGAAGAAGTATATGAAATGGATCCTGATGAAGTTGTTAAAGAAGAAATAGCTAAAGGAAAACTTATTATCGAAACAGAAAATGATGAAAAATCCTTTAGTATTGATGAACTTGAAGAAGATGGATTAGGTAGGAGAACCAATTGTCAAAGATGTGAAGTCAACATTCCTCAAATGGCTGACATGGCTTTAGGTAATTGGGGAGTTATTGGTCCATTAGCTGGAAAAGCAACTTTTGTAGAGGTATTTTCAGATAAAGGTGCAGATGTTCTTGATAAAGCTATTTCTGCAGGTGTTGTAAATATTGAAGAAGCTAATCCTAAAGGTATAGAAATTAGAGGCAAAATTAATCAATCTATGGTTAATTTAGCTAATAAGTCTAAAGAATTTGCTTATGGCGATATTAAAGGAGATATTTTAGAAGTTTTTGCTGAATACCAAGATGAATTCTCTCGATGTATGAAATGTTATGGATGTCGTGAGGCTTGTCCAATTTGTTATTGCCCTGAATGTTCATTAGAATCTAATGGTCCGGATTGGCTTACTAAAGCTTTAATTCCAGCCGCACCAATGTTTCATTTAGAAAGAATGGTGCATATGGTTGATTCATGTACTAATTGTGGACAATGTGAGGAGGTTTGTCCTTCTGAAATTCCTGTAGCTAAAGTGTGGGATACTGTAAATTCAAAAATCCAAGAAATTTTCGATTACTACCGTGGTGTAGAAGATGAAGGTGTTGTATCTCCATTAACATATTATCAGGATAAAGGACTAAGAGACTAA
- the fdhF gene encoding formate dehydrogenase subunit alpha, with protein sequence MVEMKYVPTICPYCGTGCGLNLVVVDEKVVGVEPWKRHPVNEGKLCPKGMFSHEFIHREDRLTKPLIKQPNGEFKEASWEEATDLVAKKLGEIKSENPDNIGFLACARSPNENIYITQKFARKVIGTHNVDHCARICHGPTVAGLARTFGSGAMTNDFKSIEEADVVFIIGSNNMEAHPLFGRRVIRAKKNGAKIIVADPRFTPTAKLADIYMEFRSGGDVALLNAMMKIIIDEGLQDDDFIKNRTKNYQRLKEIVSKYDLKKAAEIAEVNVEKLVEATMLYAKADKAAIVYSLGITEHRHGADNVMSTANLAMLTGNIGRNGTGVNPLRGQNNVQGACDMGALPTDYPGYQKVVDVDATRLIEQNWTCTLNDCAPGLTVVEMIHAAAAGDIKAMYITGEDPVLSDPDTNHVIEAMENLDFLVVQDIFMSETGKYADVVLPAAGWGEQEGTFTNGERRVQLVRKAVNPPGEAKVDWEIMKEIAVKMGADPKQFTYNNAEEIFDEMREITPQYKGMNRERLERPEALHWPCPDENHPGTGLMHVNTFAHPDGMGVFEPAEYIGPSELPDDNYPLILTTTRTLFHYHASMTRRCKTLDNELPTGYVEIHTNDAKKLGILNRELVKVKSRRGEIEIPARVTDDIKEGEINIPMHFAECAANMLTTSKELDPKSKMAELKVCAAVVEKME encoded by the coding sequence ATGGTTGAAATGAAATATGTCCCTACAATATGCCCATATTGTGGAACTGGTTGTGGACTTAATCTCGTTGTAGTCGATGAAAAAGTTGTTGGTGTAGAACCATGGAAAAGACATCCAGTAAATGAAGGAAAGTTATGTCCAAAAGGAATGTTTTCTCATGAATTTATTCATAGGGAAGATAGATTGACTAAACCACTTATAAAACAACCAAATGGTGAATTTAAAGAAGCTAGTTGGGAAGAGGCAACTGATCTTGTTGCAAAAAAATTAGGAGAAATTAAAAGTGAAAATCCTGACAACATTGGATTTTTAGCTTGTGCAAGATCACCAAATGAAAATATTTATATTACTCAAAAATTTGCACGTAAGGTAATAGGAACTCACAATGTTGATCATTGTGCTCGTATTTGTCATGGACCTACTGTAGCAGGTTTAGCTAGGACTTTTGGTTCTGGTGCTATGACTAATGATTTCAAAAGTATTGAAGAAGCAGATGTTGTTTTTATAATTGGTTCTAATAATATGGAAGCACATCCACTGTTTGGTAGAAGAGTCATAAGAGCTAAGAAAAATGGTGCAAAAATTATTGTTGCTGATCCAAGATTTACTCCAACTGCAAAACTTGCAGATATTTACATGGAATTTAGATCTGGTGGAGATGTTGCATTATTAAATGCTATGATGAAGATCATTATAGATGAAGGCTTACAAGATGATGATTTCATCAAAAACAGAACTAAAAACTATCAAAGATTGAAAGAAATTGTAAGTAAATATGATCTTAAAAAGGCTGCTGAAATTGCTGAAGTAAATGTTGAAAAACTTGTAGAAGCTACAATGTTATATGCAAAAGCTGATAAGGCTGCTATTGTCTATTCATTAGGTATTACTGAACATAGGCATGGTGCTGATAATGTAATGTCAACAGCTAATTTAGCAATGCTTACTGGTAATATTGGTAGAAATGGTACTGGTGTAAACCCACTTAGAGGACAAAACAATGTACAAGGTGCTTGTGATATGGGTGCACTTCCAACTGATTATCCAGGTTATCAAAAAGTTGTTGATGTAGATGCTACACGTCTTATAGAGCAAAATTGGACTTGTACTTTGAATGATTGTGCTCCAGGACTCACTGTTGTTGAAATGATTCATGCGGCAGCTGCAGGTGATATTAAAGCAATGTATATAACTGGTGAAGATCCTGTACTTTCAGATCCAGATACTAATCATGTTATTGAAGCTATGGAAAATCTTGACTTTTTAGTTGTTCAGGATATTTTCATGTCTGAAACTGGTAAATATGCAGATGTTGTACTTCCAGCTGCAGGTTGGGGTGAACAAGAAGGAACCTTTACTAATGGTGAAAGAAGAGTTCAACTTGTACGAAAAGCTGTTAACCCGCCTGGTGAAGCTAAAGTTGATTGGGAGATCATGAAAGAGATAGCTGTTAAAATGGGAGCTGACCCAAAACAATTCACATATAATAATGCAGAAGAAATTTTCGATGAAATGCGAGAAATTACTCCTCAATATAAAGGCATGAATAGAGAACGTTTAGAACGTCCAGAAGCACTACATTGGCCATGTCCTGATGAAAATCATCCTGGTACTGGTTTAATGCATGTTAATACTTTTGCTCATCCTGATGGAATGGGAGTATTTGAGCCTGCAGAATATATAGGTCCATCTGAACTTCCAGATGACAATTATCCTCTAATATTAACTACAACAAGAACTCTTTTCCATTATCATGCTAGTATGACAAGAAGGTGTAAGACACTTGATAATGAATTACCAACAGGTTATGTTGAAATTCACACCAATGATGCTAAAAAGCTTGGTATCTTGAATAGAGAACTTGTTAAGGTTAAATCTAGAAGGGGAGAAATTGAAATTCCTGCAAGAGTAACTGATGATATAAAAGAAGGTGAAATTAACATACCTATGCACTTTGCAGAATGTGCAGCTAATATGTTGACTACTTCTAAAGAACTTGACCCTAAATCTAAAATGGCAGAGTTAAAAGTATGTGCAGCTGTTGTCGAAAAGATGGAGTAA